A single Pirellulales bacterium DNA region contains:
- a CDS encoding DUF1559 domain-containing protein gives MRLGSGGRAAPPRGFTLVELLVVIAIIAILVSILLPAVNQARESAHNVQCKSNIKQLGLALQSYHSAFGMFPPSSVWRTQSGSTWTLNLSGVEGGQSGNVSTLFENWVILILPQLDQAALRQTFVTDASGNINQPISSSATGTGPGGNAQSNVVARGTSLSFMLCPSDSYNRTPFMGSTSPSGSTNNLGDGWARGNYGANASLGYMGTGGTSGVGPGWSNNQLQGVMGANASLRLDDIKDGASNTILLGELRAGLTSYDCRGIWAMSGACPSALWCHGYVQDDNGPNCTQIWADDSVGCSDVANALGGSSELSLLGMPCYTGNNGNVQQTARSLHAGGVNVCFCDGSVHFIIDNVEKGTGSSSLGVWDKLNLSNDGFVIDQSQY, from the coding sequence ATGCGTCTTGGCTCTGGCGGACGAGCTGCGCCGCCGCGCGGCTTTACCTTGGTCGAACTGCTCGTCGTTATCGCCATCATCGCGATTTTGGTGTCGATCCTTTTGCCGGCCGTGAATCAGGCTCGAGAATCGGCCCATAACGTGCAATGCAAAAGCAATATCAAGCAATTGGGCTTGGCGTTGCAGTCCTACCACTCGGCGTTTGGCATGTTTCCGCCGAGCTCGGTGTGGAGAACCCAAAGCGGGAGCACCTGGACGCTGAATCTTTCCGGCGTGGAAGGAGGCCAATCGGGCAATGTCTCGACGCTGTTTGAAAACTGGGTCATCCTGATTCTCCCACAATTGGATCAGGCCGCCCTACGGCAAACCTTCGTCACCGACGCCTCCGGCAATATCAACCAGCCGATCAGCAGCAGCGCCACAGGCACCGGGCCGGGCGGCAATGCCCAAAGCAACGTGGTCGCGCGGGGCACGAGCCTGTCGTTCATGCTCTGCCCGTCGGACTCTTACAATCGCACGCCATTCATGGGCTCTACCAGCCCGAGCGGCTCGACGAACAATCTCGGCGACGGCTGGGCACGCGGCAACTACGGGGCCAACGCCAGCCTGGGCTACATGGGCACCGGCGGCACCAGCGGCGTCGGCCCCGGATGGTCGAACAACCAGCTCCAAGGCGTCATGGGCGCGAATGCTTCGCTGCGGCTCGACGACATCAAAGACGGCGCCAGCAATACGATCTTGCTCGGCGAACTTCGTGCCGGTTTAACTTCGTACGATTGCCGCGGCATCTGGGCGATGAGCGGCGCTTGCCCGAGCGCGCTGTGGTGCCATGGATATGTCCAGGACGACAACGGACCGAATTGCACCCAGATCTGGGCAGACGATAGCGTCGGTTGCAGCGACGTGGCCAACGCGCTGGGGGGCTCGTCGGAACTGAGCTTGCTGGGAATGCCTTGCTACACTGGCAACAACGGCAACGTGCAACAGACGGCCCGCAGCTTGCATGCCGGCGGTGTAAATGTTTGTTTTTGCGACGGCAGCGTGCACTTTATCATCGACAACGTCGAAAAGGGAACCGGTTCCTCCAGCCTTGGCGTGTGGGATAAGCTGAACCTATCCAACGACGGCTTCGTGATCGATCAAAGCCAATACTGA
- a CDS encoding dienelactone hydrolase family protein, giving the protein MASRSIALSVALILHCCGFGVAAWAQDKAAAPAAISAAAPKYFEDDVAASNPLRAEQAKELDGYILALKRDKSRLDALFKPDYSSPRAFEKSAEPLRRAFCRSIGYPPPGAAPSESPTFDKIGDDSMANYYRAKIAILPGVHAEGIYIVPKQLAGPAPLVIAMHGGGGSPEVALFHGGANYHDMVRGAAKHGYVVFAPQHLFSADGFPKDIRNRIDERMRLVGTSLTAVEIAKITRSLDVILKRPEVDPQRVAMVGLSYGGYYALVAPAIDRRIKVAVSSCYYGVQEGRYERDELSVPSDFRFSDRFTLFRDSEIVALICPRALEIQAGNKDDPDHREPGKLLAPNSRAYYEKLGLADRFHYLIFTGGHEFHDESAWDFVQKHLND; this is encoded by the coding sequence ATGGCCTCACGCTCGATTGCCCTTTCGGTCGCACTCATCTTGCATTGCTGCGGGTTCGGAGTGGCGGCTTGGGCCCAGGACAAGGCCGCGGCTCCGGCGGCGATCTCCGCGGCGGCGCCGAAGTATTTCGAAGACGATGTGGCGGCATCGAATCCGTTGCGGGCCGAGCAGGCGAAAGAATTGGATGGATATATTCTCGCGCTGAAGCGCGACAAGAGCCGGCTCGACGCACTGTTCAAGCCCGACTATTCGTCGCCGCGGGCCTTCGAGAAATCGGCCGAGCCGCTGCGCAGGGCCTTTTGCCGGAGCATCGGTTATCCGCCCCCCGGAGCGGCGCCGTCGGAATCGCCGACGTTCGACAAGATCGGCGACGACAGCATGGCGAACTATTATCGAGCGAAAATTGCGATCCTGCCCGGCGTCCATGCCGAAGGGATTTACATCGTGCCCAAGCAGCTTGCCGGCCCGGCACCGCTGGTGATCGCGATGCATGGCGGCGGCGGATCGCCGGAAGTGGCGCTCTTTCATGGCGGGGCGAATTATCACGACATGGTGCGCGGCGCGGCGAAACACGGCTATGTCGTTTTTGCGCCGCAACATCTCTTCTCGGCCGACGGTTTTCCCAAGGATATTCGCAATCGGATCGACGAGCGGATGCGGCTGGTCGGCACCAGTCTGACGGCCGTCGAAATCGCCAAGATCACGCGCAGCCTGGATGTCATTCTCAAGCGGCCCGAGGTGGATCCGCAGCGGGTCGCGATGGTCGGGCTGTCGTATGGCGGCTACTACGCACTGGTCGCTCCGGCGATCGACAGGCGGATCAAAGTCGCCGTGTCGAGCTGCTATTACGGCGTGCAGGAGGGGCGCTACGAGCGCGACGAACTCTCGGTGCCGAGCGATTTCAGGTTCAGCGATCGTTTTACACTGTTCCGCGATTCGGAGATCGTTGCCCTGATTTGCCCCCGGGCGCTTGAAATCCAGGCCGGCAACAAAGACGATCCCGACCATCGCGAGCCGGGCAAGCTGCTCGCGCCGAATTCGCGAGCCTATTACGAAAAGCTCGGCCTCGCCGACCGGTTTCACTATCTGATCTTCACGGGGGGCCACGAATTCCACGATGAATCGGCCTGGGACTTCGTGCAGAAGCACTTGAACGATTGA
- a CDS encoding ATP-binding cassette domain-containing protein yields MIRAQNLVKTFGDFVAVRDISFAVEQAEIFAFLGPNGAGKTTTIKMLTTLLKPTRGRVEIDGLDPALEQTEVRKRFGIVFQDPTLDVELTAYENMDMHGMLYRVPKAIRKQRIEKLLTLFELWNRRDDFVKRFSGGMRRRLEIARGLLHTPKILFLDEPTLGLDPQTRNQLWNHVRTLNDEERVTVFLTTHYMEEAERVAHRIAIIDHGRIIAQGTPAELKQQTGAETLEQAFLALTGSSIRDEDAGSLDQMRTMAKLWRR; encoded by the coding sequence ATGATTCGCGCGCAAAACCTGGTCAAGACGTTTGGCGATTTCGTTGCGGTGCGGGATATTTCGTTCGCTGTCGAGCAAGCGGAGATTTTCGCCTTCTTGGGCCCCAACGGCGCGGGCAAGACCACGACGATCAAGATGCTCACGACCCTGCTCAAGCCGACGCGCGGCCGAGTCGAAATCGACGGGCTCGACCCCGCCCTCGAGCAAACCGAAGTCCGGAAGCGATTCGGCATCGTCTTTCAAGACCCCACGCTCGACGTCGAGCTGACGGCCTATGAAAACATGGACATGCACGGCATGCTCTACCGCGTTCCGAAAGCGATCCGCAAGCAGCGAATCGAAAAACTGCTGACGCTTTTCGAGTTGTGGAATCGGCGCGACGATTTCGTGAAGCGGTTTTCCGGCGGCATGCGCCGCCGCCTCGAGATCGCCCGCGGCTTGCTGCACACGCCCAAAATCCTGTTCCTCGACGAGCCGACGCTGGGCCTCGATCCGCAAACCCGCAACCAGCTTTGGAACCATGTGCGCACGCTGAACGACGAGGAACGCGTGACCGTATTCTTGACGACGCACTACATGGAAGAAGCCGAACGCGTCGCGCATCGCATCGCCATCATCGACCACGGGCGAATCATCGCGCAGGGCACGCCGGCGGAGTTGAAGCAGCAGACCGGAGCGGAAACGCTCGAACAAGCATTTTTAGCCCTCACCGGCTCGTCGATTCGCGACGAAGACGCCGGCTCGCTCGACCAGATGCGCACCATGGCCAAGTTGTGGAGACGGTAG
- a CDS encoding ABC transporter permease — protein sequence MNVVYALWLRQIKRYVRSRARMVASLGQPVLFLLALGFGMGPIFQKAGQGNYIQFLAPGVIAMTILFTAVFSGIELIWDRQFGFLKETLVAPVPRLLIMTGRVLGGATTAVIQGLIVVVVCLIAGLHISDPSGLPLAALFMALIAVLFTALGTAIASVMTDFQGFQLVMNFLVMPIFFLSGALFPLTNLPKMLNLLATIDPLSYGVDGLRGSLTGAVHFGAATDLIVLAVVVACLIVAGSYLFSKIEL from the coding sequence ATGAATGTCGTTTATGCTCTATGGCTTCGGCAGATCAAGCGCTACGTGCGTTCCCGGGCCCGCATGGTCGCGTCGCTCGGCCAACCGGTTCTGTTTCTGCTGGCCTTGGGTTTCGGCATGGGCCCCATCTTTCAGAAAGCCGGCCAGGGGAATTACATCCAATTTCTCGCCCCGGGCGTAATCGCCATGACAATCCTTTTCACGGCCGTTTTCTCGGGCATCGAACTGATCTGGGACCGGCAGTTCGGCTTCCTGAAAGAGACGCTGGTCGCGCCGGTGCCGCGGCTATTGATCATGACCGGCCGGGTCCTCGGCGGCGCGACGACTGCCGTAATTCAAGGGCTGATCGTCGTGGTCGTGTGCTTGATCGCGGGGTTGCACATTTCCGACCCGAGTGGCTTGCCGCTAGCGGCACTGTTCATGGCGCTGATTGCGGTGCTATTTACGGCACTCGGAACGGCGATCGCCTCGGTGATGACCGATTTTCAAGGCTTCCAATTGGTGATGAACTTTTTGGTGATGCCGATCTTCTTTCTCTCCGGCGCACTGTTTCCACTCACCAACTTGCCGAAGATGTTGAATCTGTTGGCGACGATCGATCCGCTGTCGTACGGCGTGGACGGACTGCGGGGTTCGTTGACGGGAGCGGTCCACTTCGGCGCGGCTACGGATCTGATCGTGCTGGCGGTCGTGGTGGCCTGCCTGATCGTGGCCGGAAGCTATTTGTTCTCGAAGATCGAGCTATGA
- a CDS encoding DUF1559 domain-containing protein, translated as MSRVFRQNCSGRQSLRRGFTLVELLVVITIIAILVSLLLPAVTSARETGHRIQCASNCKQIGLALLAYHTAFGIFPPSSVWRNNGNLDSSQLDSQAGNTPNRWENWAIIILPQLDNAALRQTFVTNSAGVIIQPIGGTATGTGPAGNAQSDPLARGTTLSFMLCPSDPYNRSPFVGSSDGLTNQMGDGWARGNYAVNGGLGFLDYTGETADAGANPSNWRGPLVCGVMGANMSLRVDDIKDGASNTIMLGEIRAGLTSFDCRGVWAMSGACPSSLWADGYIGDDNGPNCTQQWADDVDACTDIESAMGSQSQLIVLNMACSTGNWPNWQQTARSLHPGGVNVTFCDGSVHFIVDNVEKGTSSSSLGVWDKLSLSNDGFAIDSNSY; from the coding sequence ATGAGTCGCGTGTTCCGCCAAAATTGCTCCGGTCGCCAGTCTTTGCGCCGGGGTTTCACGCTCGTCGAACTTCTCGTGGTCATCACGATCATCGCGATCCTTGTTTCGTTGCTCCTTCCGGCGGTCACTTCCGCTCGCGAAACGGGCCATCGAATCCAGTGCGCCAGCAATTGCAAACAGATCGGCTTGGCGCTATTGGCGTATCACACGGCGTTCGGCATTTTTCCGCCAAGTTCCGTGTGGCGAAACAACGGCAACCTCGATTCCTCGCAGCTCGACAGTCAAGCGGGCAACACGCCGAATCGTTGGGAAAATTGGGCGATCATCATTCTCCCGCAATTGGATAATGCGGCCCTGCGGCAGACGTTTGTCACCAATTCGGCGGGCGTCATCATCCAACCGATCGGCGGCACGGCGACCGGCACCGGCCCAGCGGGAAATGCCCAAAGCGATCCGCTCGCTCGCGGCACGACGCTGTCGTTCATGCTCTGCCCGTCGGACCCCTACAACCGCAGTCCGTTTGTCGGTTCGAGCGACGGCCTGACGAATCAGATGGGAGACGGCTGGGCGCGCGGCAATTATGCTGTCAACGGCGGCTTGGGCTTCTTGGACTATACCGGCGAGACGGCCGACGCCGGGGCCAATCCGAGCAATTGGCGTGGTCCCCTCGTCTGCGGTGTCATGGGAGCGAACATGTCGCTGCGCGTCGACGACATCAAAGACGGAGCAAGCAACACGATCATGTTAGGCGAGATCCGCGCCGGGCTCACCTCGTTCGATTGCCGCGGCGTTTGGGCCATGAGCGGCGCCTGCCCCAGTTCGCTTTGGGCCGACGGCTATATCGGCGACGACAATGGCCCGAACTGCACACAGCAATGGGCTGACGACGTCGACGCTTGCACCGACATCGAATCGGCGATGGGAAGCCAAAGCCAGTTGATCGTTCTGAACATGGCTTGTTCCACCGGTAATTGGCCCAATTGGCAGCAAACCGCCCGCAGCCTGCATCCCGGAGGCGTAAACGTGACCTTTTGCGACGGGAGCGTACACTTCATCGTCGACAACGTCGAAAAGGGCACCAGCTCATCCAGCCTCGGCGTTTGGGACAAGTTGAGTCTATCCAACGACGGTTTTGCGATCGACAGCAACTCGTATTAG
- a CDS encoding DoxX family protein has translation MPNVLASSRRFYRAYVRGLSYAGDLLLCVVRVYWGSHLAISGWNKFVNLGQTVAYFESLGVFWPKFNTILSGSAELVCGALLVIGLASRVAAVPLVINMLVAYIASSGDAVRHLFTNANEFITAPEFTYLAACLLVLMFGPGMISMDGLFGIFLGGIPAEEPSARTAPGKALGGARSSASNDGGQVVEPATHQRREFAKLSAAAFVGLLAGILVNRARQPAPNGEKPAVAVGPPPSTAPPSTTPSPSTRSPSAPSTPAAPPEPSAAKAGSATSNSSTAESDLAEKNPPPPGTDINLLLTSASHVCRGLNTCKGKDKNHNNSCAGRGSCAIAESHVCNGLNDCKGQGGCAKTAGINECKGKGACAVPLKEATWKLARARFEQLAKSKGLAVGPAPAKG, from the coding sequence ATGCCCAATGTGCTCGCTTCAAGCCGGCGATTTTACCGGGCCTATGTTCGGGGACTGTCGTACGCCGGTGACCTGCTTCTGTGCGTGGTTCGCGTGTATTGGGGATCGCACCTCGCCATCTCGGGCTGGAACAAGTTCGTGAATCTCGGCCAAACGGTGGCGTATTTCGAAAGCTTGGGAGTTTTTTGGCCGAAGTTCAACACGATTTTATCGGGCAGCGCGGAATTGGTCTGCGGAGCGCTATTGGTGATCGGCTTGGCTTCGCGAGTCGCCGCAGTGCCGCTGGTGATCAACATGCTGGTCGCTTATATCGCCAGCAGCGGTGACGCGGTCCGCCATTTGTTCACCAATGCCAACGAATTCATCACCGCGCCCGAGTTCACATATCTTGCGGCTTGCTTGCTCGTTCTAATGTTCGGGCCCGGCATGATTTCGATGGACGGACTGTTCGGCATTTTTCTTGGCGGCATTCCGGCCGAAGAGCCGTCGGCTCGGACCGCGCCCGGCAAGGCGCTTGGCGGAGCGAGATCCTCGGCTTCGAATGACGGTGGGCAAGTTGTCGAACCGGCCACGCACCAGCGGCGTGAATTTGCAAAGCTGAGCGCGGCGGCATTCGTGGGCCTGTTGGCCGGCATCCTCGTGAATCGCGCTCGACAGCCGGCGCCGAACGGCGAGAAGCCGGCCGTCGCCGTCGGACCGCCGCCGTCGACAGCGCCGCCGTCGACAACGCCATCGCCGTCAACGCGATCGCCGTCAGCGCCCTCGACACCGGCAGCTCCGCCGGAACCGTCCGCGGCAAAAGCCGGCTCAGCCACGAGCAATTCGAGCACGGCCGAAAGCGATCTCGCCGAAAAAAATCCGCCGCCGCCGGGCACCGATATCAATCTCCTGTTGACCAGCGCGAGCCACGTCTGCCGCGGGCTGAACACCTGCAAAGGCAAAGACAAAAACCATAATAATTCCTGCGCCGGCCGCGGCTCGTGTGCCATCGCGGAGAGCCATGTTTGCAATGGCCTCAACGACTGCAAGGGGCAAGGGGGCTGCGCCAAGACAGCGGGTATCAACGAGTGCAAAGGCAAAGGGGCATGCGCGGTGCCGCTCAAGGAAGCCACCTGGAAACTTGCCCGAGCCCGCTTCGAGCAACTTGCAAAATCCAAAGGCCTCGCCGTCGGCCCCGCTCCGGCAAAAGGCTAG
- a CDS encoding class I SAM-dependent methyltransferase gives MNLAANSSTVPPAGPAPLATSYDEVPYPRLAFSYTHPSHLATIGRLLGLRPAPVDRCRVLELGCAGGSNLVPMAYGLPGSMFVGIDLAERQIADGRTFVADLGLKNVVLEQMDICAAAETLARRFEPFDYIIAHGIYSWVSDAVKDALLAACRRLLAPQGIAYVSYNCYPGGYLREITRQMCLYHSRGESDPRAFAAKNRAFLESLLKMLPAGDDPYRATVREQAANLLAERDSIMLHDVLERDNDSQLLHEFLADAASHRLQYLGDAHFSNMLGIGIDSAGLEQLRRHGGVVDFQQQLDFLYGRGLATTLLCRDELTVEHRLVPEAVRDLWIASSAVAVSSDGDNGWTACRIDALKLEDASPITFRTDECRISIAHRVGKAAMLELCAAQPKPLRFDEFAERVERRLSLAPPPPRANAVPPAANNPSLAEQLARMVIRWFGIHLVELSAFAPPLATEIAAQPVASAVARYQVAKGWSISEMAPSETSLPSAAMGDKVAHQVTNLFHRRINFGGELVARVLLELDGRHDLAAIVDSLAAKVLSGEVMLQSAGPHVTDAAEVRRILSRRVEDCIADLARSALLIRPESEFARHELCSARS, from the coding sequence ATGAACCTTGCCGCAAATAGTTCGACCGTTCCTCCGGCCGGCCCGGCGCCGCTGGCCACCAGCTACGACGAAGTTCCCTATCCGCGGCTGGCGTTCTCCTACACCCACCCGTCGCATTTGGCGACCATTGGGCGATTGCTCGGCTTGCGGCCGGCCCCGGTCGATCGCTGCCGAGTGTTGGAGCTCGGCTGCGCGGGAGGAAGCAATCTTGTGCCGATGGCCTACGGGCTGCCCGGCAGCATGTTCGTCGGGATCGATCTTGCGGAGCGGCAAATCGCCGATGGCCGGACGTTTGTAGCCGATCTTGGCCTGAAGAATGTCGTTCTTGAGCAAATGGATATCTGCGCGGCCGCGGAAACGCTGGCCCGGCGGTTCGAACCGTTCGACTACATCATTGCCCATGGAATCTATTCCTGGGTTTCTGATGCGGTGAAAGACGCTCTGCTGGCTGCCTGCCGCCGGTTGCTCGCTCCGCAGGGAATCGCCTACGTCAGTTACAACTGCTATCCGGGCGGCTACCTGCGCGAAATAACCCGGCAAATGTGTCTCTACCATTCCCGCGGCGAATCGGATCCGCGGGCGTTCGCGGCCAAGAATCGCGCCTTCTTGGAGTCGCTGTTGAAAATGCTACCGGCGGGCGACGATCCCTATCGCGCCACCGTCCGCGAGCAAGCGGCCAATCTGCTCGCCGAGCGCGATTCGATCATGCTCCACGACGTATTGGAGCGCGACAACGATTCGCAGTTGCTGCACGAATTTCTGGCCGATGCGGCCTCTCATCGGCTGCAATATTTGGGCGACGCCCATTTCAGCAATATGCTCGGAATCGGGATCGACTCGGCCGGGCTCGAGCAACTCCGTCGGCATGGCGGCGTCGTCGACTTTCAGCAGCAACTCGATTTTCTCTACGGCCGCGGCTTGGCGACGACATTGTTGTGCCGCGACGAACTTACGGTGGAACATCGTCTCGTGCCCGAGGCGGTGCGCGATTTATGGATCGCCTCGTCGGCAGTCGCGGTCTCGTCCGATGGCGACAATGGATGGACAGCATGTCGGATCGACGCGCTCAAGCTCGAAGATGCTTCGCCGATCACGTTTCGCACCGATGAATGCCGGATTTCGATTGCCCACCGTGTCGGTAAAGCGGCAATGCTGGAGCTTTGCGCGGCGCAGCCAAAGCCGTTGCGGTTCGACGAATTTGCTGAGCGAGTCGAGCGGCGGCTTTCGTTGGCGCCGCCGCCGCCGCGGGCGAATGCGGTCCCTCCTGCGGCAAATAATCCGTCGCTGGCCGAGCAGCTTGCTCGGATGGTAATTCGCTGGTTCGGAATCCACCTTGTCGAACTATCCGCGTTCGCGCCACCGCTGGCGACGGAGATCGCCGCGCAGCCTGTCGCCAGCGCCGTAGCCCGCTATCAAGTCGCGAAGGGATGGAGCATCTCGGAAATGGCGCCGAGCGAGACGAGCCTGCCGAGCGCCGCAATGGGCGACAAAGTGGCTCACCAAGTCACCAATTTGTTTCACCGCCGCATCAATTTCGGCGGGGAATTGGTCGCTCGGGTGCTTCTTGAACTCGACGGGCGGCACGACCTCGCCGCAATTGTCGACTCGCTGGCGGCGAAAGTGCTGAGCGGCGAAGTGATGCTGCAGTCGGCGGGCCCGCATGTAACCGATGCGGCGGAGGTTCGCAGGATATTATCCCGCCGCGTCGAAGACTGTATTGCCGATTTGGCTCGCAGTGCACTGCTGATTAGACCGGAATCCGAATTCGCCCGGCACGAATTGTGCTCGGCTCGGTCTTAA
- a CDS encoding DUF302 domain-containing protein has translation MDAIDSAIADLVTLASAHDASRTVERLKSLLSQKGIQLFADIDHAAGARQVGLLLRPTRVLIFGNPAAGTPLMQDEQTIGLDLPLRILVWEDADGKAWLTYRQSESLAELHPIHGRDGTLKALSAGLSALAHGAAGP, from the coding sequence ATGGATGCGATCGATTCTGCCATCGCCGATTTGGTGACGCTCGCCAGCGCTCACGATGCTTCTCGCACGGTCGAGCGGCTGAAGTCGCTGTTGAGCCAAAAGGGCATCCAGTTGTTCGCCGATATCGACCACGCCGCGGGGGCCCGGCAAGTGGGGCTGCTGCTACGACCGACCCGCGTGTTGATTTTCGGCAACCCCGCCGCCGGCACGCCGCTGATGCAAGACGAGCAAACCATCGGCCTCGATCTGCCGCTACGAATTCTGGTCTGGGAAGACGCCGACGGCAAAGCGTGGCTGACCTATCGGCAGTCGGAGTCGCTCGCCGAACTGCACCCTATCCACGGCCGCGACGGCACGCTCAAAGCGTTGAGCGCCGGCCTGAGCGCCTTGGCGCATGGGGCGGCAGGCCCCTAG
- a CDS encoding alpha/beta hydrolase, whose translation MARITTKDGTQIYYKDWGSGQPVVFSHGWPLSADAFEDQMFYLAARGYRCIAHDRRGHGRSSQPWDGNDMDTYADDLAALVESLDLKSAIHVGHSTGGGEVARYIGRHGTRRVAKAVLIGAVPPLMLKTAANPGGLPIDAFDQIRSAVVADRSKFWKDLSMPFYGYNRPGAKISEGVRDSFWLQGMMAGFPASYFCIKAFSETDLTEDLKRFDIPTLILHGDDDQIVPIGASAMLSSKLVKGAKLKVVPGAPHGMCTTLKDQINEELISFLSA comes from the coding sequence ATGGCCAGGATCACGACCAAAGACGGCACGCAGATTTATTACAAGGATTGGGGATCCGGGCAGCCGGTGGTTTTCAGCCACGGCTGGCCGCTGAGCGCCGACGCGTTCGAAGACCAGATGTTTTATCTCGCCGCCCGCGGATACCGCTGCATCGCTCACGACCGTCGCGGCCACGGCCGATCGAGCCAACCTTGGGACGGCAACGACATGGACACGTATGCCGACGATTTGGCCGCCCTGGTCGAATCGCTCGACCTGAAGTCGGCGATTCACGTCGGCCATTCGACGGGAGGGGGCGAAGTGGCTCGCTATATCGGCCGGCATGGGACGCGTCGCGTCGCCAAGGCGGTGCTGATCGGCGCCGTGCCGCCGCTGATGCTGAAAACCGCCGCCAATCCCGGCGGCTTGCCGATCGATGCCTTCGATCAGATTCGCAGCGCCGTGGTCGCCGATCGCTCGAAATTCTGGAAGGATTTGAGCATGCCATTCTACGGCTACAATCGGCCGGGCGCGAAGATTTCCGAGGGTGTGCGCGATTCATTCTGGTTGCAGGGGATGATGGCCGGATTCCCTGCTTCGTATTTTTGCATCAAGGCATTTTCGGAAACCGATCTGACGGAAGATCTCAAACGGTTCGACATCCCCACGCTGATTTTGCATGGCGACGACGACCAGATTGTGCCGATCGGCGCTTCGGCGATGCTGTCGTCGAAACTTGTGAAAGGAGCGAAGCTCAAGGTCGTCCCCGGCGCACCGCACGGCATGTGCACGACATTGAAGGACCAGATCAACGAGGAATTGATCTCGTTTCTTTCCGCATAA
- a CDS encoding glucose 1-dehydrogenase: MNRLKNKVAVVTGASKGIGAAIAEHLAAEGAAVVVNYASSKAGADAVVERIARSDGRAVAVQADVANAEDIRRLFAEAKRAFGKLDILVNNAGIYEPMPLESITPEHFHKQFNLNVLGLILATQEAVKHFGTGGGAVVNISSIVATLAPPGLSVYSATKAAVNAITKSLATELGPRKIRVNAINPGLIETEGTHSAGMATGEFRKQFEETTPLGRIGQPQDIAPAAVYLASDESGWITGETLYISGGRR, encoded by the coding sequence ATGAATCGCTTGAAGAATAAAGTTGCCGTCGTCACCGGCGCTTCCAAAGGAATCGGAGCGGCGATTGCCGAGCATTTGGCGGCGGAAGGCGCGGCGGTCGTCGTAAACTACGCCAGCAGCAAGGCCGGGGCCGACGCCGTTGTCGAACGCATCGCCCGCAGCGATGGCCGGGCCGTTGCCGTGCAAGCCGACGTTGCAAATGCCGAGGATATTCGCCGCCTTTTCGCCGAGGCAAAGCGCGCCTTTGGCAAGCTCGATATTCTCGTCAACAATGCGGGGATCTACGAGCCGATGCCGCTGGAATCCATCACGCCCGAGCATTTCCACAAACAGTTCAATCTCAACGTGCTCGGCCTGATTCTGGCGACGCAAGAAGCCGTCAAGCATTTTGGAACCGGCGGCGGCGCGGTGGTGAATATCAGCTCGATCGTGGCAACGCTCGCCCCGCCGGGGCTTTCGGTCTATAGCGCCACCAAAGCTGCCGTAAACGCGATCACCAAATCGCTGGCGACCGAGCTCGGCCCACGGAAAATCCGCGTCAACGCCATCAACCCCGGCTTGATCGAAACCGAAGGGACCCATTCCGCCGGAATGGCCACCGGCGAATTTCGCAAGCAGTTCGAAGAGACGACGCCGCTGGGCCGCATCGGCCAGCCGCAAGACATCGCGCCGGCGGCCGTCTATCTGGCCTCCGATGAATCCGGCTGGATCACGGGCGAAACGCTGTATATCAGTGGCGGCCGGCGCTAA
- a CDS encoding DNA starvation/stationary phase protection protein yields MTTAHAATKTERVNPALATPTDLSHKGVAAIAAELRPLLADVFALYVKTKNFHWHMSGPHFRDYHLLLDEHADQIFAMTDDIAERARKIGGTSLRSIGDIARHQRLKDNDDEFVAPDEMLAELSRDNQQLTQALRAVHAVCDENNDVATASLIENWIDQTERRTWFLSETVGPD; encoded by the coding sequence ATGACGACCGCGCACGCTGCAACGAAAACCGAACGCGTGAATCCTGCTCTGGCGACGCCGACCGATCTTTCTCATAAAGGCGTCGCGGCGATCGCCGCCGAACTGCGCCCGCTGCTTGCCGATGTCTTTGCCCTCTACGTCAAGACCAAGAATTTTCATTGGCACATGAGCGGCCCCCATTTCCGCGACTATCACTTGCTGCTCGACGAGCATGCCGACCAGATTTTCGCCATGACCGACGACATCGCCGAGCGGGCTCGCAAGATCGGTGGTACCAGTCTGCGCTCGATCGGCGACATCGCTCGCCATCAGCGATTGAAAGACAACGACGACGAATTCGTCGCCCCCGACGAGATGCTGGCCGAATTGTCTCGCGACAACCAGCAGCTAACCCAAGCGCTGCGGGCCGTCCACGCCGTCTGCGATGAAAACAACGATGTCGCCACGGCCAGCCTGATCGAAAACTGGATCGACCAAACCGAGCGCCGCACCTGGTTCCTCTCGGAAACCGTCGGCCCGGACTGA